From the genome of Metarhizium brunneum chromosome 4, complete sequence, one region includes:
- the mis13 gene encoding Kinetochore protein mis13 codes for MTTLVATQRALEHLSMSNQQERRRSKRQVAAADFERDDDFQFVRKSKRSKTEESSGSKTTGGGRITAEQVVKESTSTANKAIAPSTSTSATPGTRRSSRRRQADDASHQDEPQTDRRPTRRSIRVATAGADDSAEGSILRGTSKATSPNGEKASKPRRWEPSPTPRRPTESKIALPMSDTPIINRNKEMRKKGGKGNRRSSLGSRGRRASSLIESGQTATPHRDVNTAEFYKHIEAEGLLEPKRMKQLLMWCGERALPKKPPHGTPNSSAILGARAIQEQILKDFAQRTDFSNWFSRDEDAPKEAPILKPNPRNIELDEKLTTLEAKIKALQDEKQAWLAICQPPPDIPPIFSSSTEAPKIELPDFNLLEPEEVKIRTYLADEMIPFADMRAKTEERIRKIQASLEFEVDQLADNVHKLEQRVLVAGRQADQVLRLSAARLKEREQREKKSAGTRDMPLMEVLRSLSNILPEGG; via the exons ATGACGACTCTCGTGGCGACTCAACGGGCGCTAGAACATCTTAGCATGAGCAACCAGCAAGAGCGCCGACGGAGCAAGCGTCAAGTCG CCGCGGCCGACTTTGAACGGGACGATGATTTCCAGTTTGTGCGAAAGTCGAAAAGGTCCAAGACGGAGGAGTCCTCGGGGAGCAAAACGACAGGCGGGGGCCGGATAACGGCAGAGCAAGTCGTGAAAGAATCCACAAGCACAGCAAATAAGGCCATTGctccatcaacatcaacatcGGCGACACCGGGTACACGGAGATCCTCGCGGCGGAGGCAAGCTGACGACGCATCTCATCAAGATGAGCCTCAGACGGACAGGAgaccgacgaggaggagcatTAGGGTTGCTACAGCTGGGGCGGATGATAGCGCTGAGGGCTCGATATTACGCGGCACGTCGAAGGCAACGAGCCCGAACGGAGAAAAGGCATCGAAACCAAGACGATGGGAGCCTTCGCCAACTCCACGGCGGCCAACCGAGTCCAAGATTGCGCTTCCCATGAGTGATACCCCAATTATTAATCGAAATAAAGAGATGCGCAAAAAGGGCGGGAAGGGGAACAGACGGAGCAGTTTAGGGTCCCGCGGCCGAAGAGCCAGTTCACTGATAGAGAGCGGGCAAACAGCAACACCGCATCGCGATGTGAATACGGCCGAGTTCTACAAGCATATTGAAGCAGAGGGTTTGCTCGAACCGAAAAGGATGAAGCAGTTGCTGATGTGGTGCGGCGAGCGTGCCTTGCCGAAAAAGCCGCCTCACGGGACACCGAATTCAAGCGCTATCTTAGGTG CCCGAGCGATTCAAGAACAAATATTAAAGGACTTTGCTCAGCGGACCGACTTTTCAAACTGGTTCAGCAGGGACGAAGATGCGCCAAAAGAAGCGCCTATCTTGAAGCCAAATCCCCGGAATATTGAGCTAGATGAAAAATTGACGACGTTGGAGGCGAAAATAAAAGC ATTACAAGATGAAAAACAAGCCTGGCTGGCAATATGCCAACCACCGCCCGACATTCCCCCGATATTCTCCTCCTCTACGGAGGCGCCGAAAATTGAACTCCCCGATTTCAACCTCCTCGAACCCGAAGAAGTAAAAATCCGGACGTATCTCGCCGACGAAATGATTCCCTTTGCAGATATGCGCGCGAAAACAGAAGAGAGAATACGCAAAATCCAAGCCTCTCTCGAATTCGAAGTAGACCAGTTAGCAGACAATGTGCACAAGTTGGAGCAAAGGGTACTGGTGGCGGGTCGACAGGCAGATCAGGTCCTTCGTTTGAGCGCGGCACGGCTCAAGGAGCGTGAGCagcgggagaagaagagcgcaGGGACGAGGGATATGCCCTTGATGGAGGTGTTGAGGAGTCTGAGCAACATTTTACCCGAGGGAGGTTGA